In Arvicola amphibius chromosome 1, mArvAmp1.2, whole genome shotgun sequence, one DNA window encodes the following:
- the LOC119826905 gene encoding 60S ribosomal protein L7-like encodes MEAVPEKKKVPAAPGTQKKKKVPSVPETLKKKRRNFAELKVKRLRKKIALKSLRRAQRKLLYEKAKHYHKEYRQMYRTEIRMARMARKAGNFYVPAEPKLAFVIRIRGINGVSPKVRKVLQLLRLWQFFNGTFVKLNKALINMLRIVEPYIAWGYPNLKSVNELIYKRGYGKIHKKRIALTDNSLIARSLGKYGIICMEDLIHEIYTVGKRFKEANNFLWPFKLSSLRGGMKKKTTHFVEGGDAGNREDQINRLIRRMN; translated from the coding sequence GCACCGGGaacccagaagaaaaagaaggttccTTCTGTGCCAGAAACGCTGAAGAAAAAGCGAAGGAATTTCGCAGAGTTGAAGGTGAAGCGCCTTCGGAAGAAGATTGCCCTGAAGTCGCTGCGAAGGGCCCAGAGGAAGCTCCTCTATGAGAAGGCAAAGCACTATCATAAGGAGTACAGGCAGATGTACCGGACGGAGATTCGCATGGCCAGGATGGCAAGGAAAGCTGGAAACTTCTATGTGCCCGCAGAACCGAAGCTGGCCTTCGTCATCAGAATCCGAGGTATCAATGGTGTGAGCCCAAAGGTGCGCAAGGTGTTGCAGCTTCTCCGTCTTTGGCAGTTCTTCAACGGCACCTTTGTCAAGCTCAACAAGGCTTTAATTAACATGCTGAGGATTGTGGAACCATACATTGCATGGGGGTACCCCAATCTGAAGTCAGTAAATGAGCTCATCTACAAACGCGGCTATGGCAAAATTCATAAGAAGAGAATTGCCTTGACAGATAATTCCTTGATTGCTCGATCTCTTGGTAAATATGGCATCATCTGCATGGAGGATCTAATTCATGAGATCTATACAGTTGGAAAACGCTTCAAGGAAGCGAATAACTTCCTGTGGCCCTTCAAATTATCCTCTCTAAGAGGTGGAATGAAGAAGAAGACAACTCATTTTGTGGAAGGTGGAGATGCTGGCAATAGGGAAGACCAGATAAACAGGCTTATTAGACGGATGAACTAA